The proteins below are encoded in one region of Ostrea edulis chromosome 3, xbOstEdul1.1, whole genome shotgun sequence:
- the LOC125675709 gene encoding sperm-specific protein PHI-2B/PHI-3-like — MAKSRSRSRSRSKSRSRSRSRSPRKTSPKKAAPKKVAKRPAAPAKKSPKMSKKGGRRQSKSRSRSRSKSRSRSRSRSRSRSPKKSKKARKSPKKKTSKPKAAGRPTTLDMVCAAITAMKDRKGSSAQAIRKYILANYKGVNATLLSSLMKAAFAKGLKSGALVRPKGSTAAGASGRFRVGKVAKPKKKKAAKSPKKKTAKKAKKPKAKKPKAKKAAAKKVKKAKKAKSPKKAKKPKSARKSPKKSKAKAKKRPSSPRKAKKAVKAK, encoded by the coding sequence ATGGCTAAGTCCCGATCCCGTTCTCGTTCGAGGTCCAAGAGTAGGAGCCGCAGCCGAAGCCGATCCCCAAGGAAGACTTCCCCGAAGAAAGCAGCACCTAAGAAGGTAGCGAAGAGGCCAGCAGCACCGGCTAAGAAGTCTCCTAAGATGTCAAAGAAAGGTGGCCGCAGACAAAGCAAATCAAGGAGTCGCAGTCGAAGCAAATCTAGAAGCCGAAGCAGATCTAGAAGTCGCAGCCGATCGCCAAAGAAATCCAAGAAGGCCAGGAAGTCGCCAAAGAAGAAGACATCGAAACCGAAGGCAGCAGGCCGTCCGACAACCCTAGACATGGTATGCGCTGCCATTACCGCCATGAAAGACCGCAAAGGATCTTCAGCCCAGGCCATCAGGAAGTACATCCTCGCCAACTACAAAGGGGTAAATGCTACTCTCCTGTCATCATTGATGAAAGCAGCATTCGCCAAAGGACTGAAAAGTGGAGCTCTAGTGAGGCCAAAGGGTTCTACTGCTGCAGGCGCTAGTGGTCGTTTCAGAGTTGGAAAGGTAGCGAAACCAAAGAAGAAGAAGGCAGCCAAGTCACCAAAGAAAAAGACAGCCAAGAAAGCTAAGAAGCCAAAGGCAAAGAAACCCAAGGCAAAGAAAGCAGCAGCCAAGAAAGTAAAGAAAGCGAAAAAGGCCAAGTCACCAAAGAAAGCCAAGAAGCCCAAATCGGCGAGAAAGTCTCCAAAGAAAAGCAAGGCAAAGGCAAAGAAGAGACCAAGCTCTCCAAGAAAGGCAAAGAAAGCAGTGAAGGCGAAGTGA